The segment TCCCGGATTGCTGGCCGGGGGATCGTTATTGGTGGATTACATTTTGACGGTTGCCGTCAGCGTTTCTGCCGGCACCGATGCCATCACTTCCGCTTTTCCCGCCTTGCATGACCATAATGTGTCCATTGCGGTGACATTCATTATATTTCTAACGATACTGAATCTGCGGGGAGTAACCGAGTCTGCTTCTGTTTTGGCCTATCCCGTTTATTTGTTCGTTTTCGCTTTGTTTCTCTTGATTGGCGTCGGAATTTTCAACATCCTGACAGGCGCGGCTCCTACTGATCTGCACACGCCGGTCGGCATACCGGTTGCCGGCATCAGTTTGTTTCTGCTGTTGCGGGCCTTTGCGTCCGGGAGTTCGGCTCTTACCGGCATCGAAGCGATTTCCAATGCCATTCCGAACTTCAAGGATCCGGCCCCTTCCAATGCGGCGAAAACACTGACCGCCATGGGGATTCTATTAGGGTTACTGTTTTCGGGCATCGTCTTTCTGGCCTATTATTACGGCATTGTGCCCCAGGCAGAAGCGACGGTGGTTTCATTGATTGCAGAAGAAACGTTTGGCCGAAATTTTTTGTACTACTTTGTGCAAGGCACCACTGCTTTGATCTTAATACTAGCAGCGAATACGGGATATTCCGCTTTCCCATTGCTTGCCGTGAATTTGGCCCGGGATAAATTCATTCCGCGCATGTTCACAGTTCGGGGAGATCGGTTGGGCTATTCGAACGGCATCGTTATTTTGGGAGTGGCTTCCATTTTATTGATTGTGGCATTCAATGGGCATACCGAACAACTGATTCCGTTATACGCAGTGGGCGTTTTCATTCCCTTTACCTTGTCACAGAGCGGCATGATCGTAAAATGGCTCCGTGAAAAGCCGAAAGGCTGGCAAACGAAGCTGTTCATCAACGCGATGGGAGCCTTGATCAGCTTGACGGTGACCTTGGTGTTCTTTTTGACGAAATTCACGCAGGTCTGGCCCGTTCTGGTTTTCCTGCCAGCCATCATTTTCCTGTTCTACCGGATCAAGAAGCATTACGAGGCCGTTGCGGACCAATTACGGGTTCGCGACAAAGCGGCTGCGATCCCCATCAAAGGCCATGTCTTCATCATCCCGGTGGCCAGCATCACCCAGGTCGTCGAACAATCGATCAACTATGCCCGTTCCCTTTCAGCCGATCAGATCATCGCCGTCTATATCCCTTTTGAACGGGAGGACGAACGGAAATTAGAAGAAAAATGGCGGCAATGGCATCCGGATATCCGATTGGTCACGCTCTTCTCACCCTACCGAAGCATCACACAACCCTTAAACCGGTTTGTGGATTCGGTGGAACGCAAAGCCAAAGAAGAAAATTACCAGGTGACGGTCATCATTCCGCAATTTATCCCGAAGAAAGGGTGGCATAACTTTCTGCACAACCAATCCGGTTTGCTAATCCGCACCACTTTGCTTTTCCGGAAAGATGTGATTGTCACTACAGTTCCTTATCACTTGAAAAAATGAAGAGGCTTTCCAATGAAAAAATATATGGCTGACCGTTTTCCAACCGAATGTGCCAAGCTTGCGAAAAATGGAATCTGATTTGGCTAATCTTGAATATTTTCAGACCTATATTCCTGTAGGCTGCCGAATGTTTTGCCACAGCGACCATCAGTATTAGAAGGTTAAACAAGTTGTAAAAAAAGAGATTGATAAATTGAATCTTAATCACTTTTTAAATAGAATGGTTCAATTTTTTTGATTTTGGCTGCTTATAAGCTTATTCACCTTTAAAAGTTAGAAGAAAAAACTCATTCTTTTAATTAGCAGGATTTTAATCTTAAAATGAAGAACATATTCTTATGATAGGAGGAGGTACTGATGACATTCGTGTATAACCATATCCTTGTAGCAGTCGATGGATCAAATGAAGCTGAATGGGCATTTAAAAAATCTATTGAAATAGCCAAACGAAATCATGCCGAACTTAATCTTATTCATGTGGTGGATCTCCGTTCCTACACAGCTATAACAAGAAATGTACCGAATATTGATGATCGGGCGTTTGAGCATGGAAGAAAGCTTCTCGATCGTTATAAGGAGGAAGCTCTAGGAGCTGGCATCCCTGTGGTAAATGTGTTTGTTGCACCCGGTTCTCCTAACACAGTCATTACACGTGATTATGCTAAACGGGTAAAGGCCGACCTTATTGTCTGCGGAGCCCAAGGCTTGAATGCCTTTGAGCATTTTATAATGGGAAGTGTGTCTGAGCATATTGTAGGCAGCAGTCCTTGTGATGTTTTGGTCGTCCGAAGGGACGAACCTCTGAAAGCAAGAGAATAAAAAAGAATGGATCTTAAATAATGAAAAGGTGATGGATAAGAGATCGACAATCCAAAATTCACAGCTCATTCATAGAAAATGTTTACTATATCGGCCGGGATTGTTTTATTGTATTTGTATGTTGAAAATATTTACTTGCACTTCCATAACTGAAAACTCTACTGCTGTATTTGAATTACTTCTTAAGGATCTTGACTTGGAAAACAAAGGTTCTACATTATTTCAGAGTGTAAAACTTTTCGTAAAATTATACTTTCACAAACATAAGGGAGAGAAGAGGTGCTTTGATCAGCCTCTTCTCTCCCTTCATATTTAAGCAGCTTCTGATAAGTGGGGATACATAAACTATTCAGCTGTGCAACTCATCGTTCAAAGCTCTAAAAGCAGCAATTTTAGCCACTTATTCATCTAGCGTGGTGTAACATTTTCTACTTCAACCAAGTGGTAAAATGTGGCCCCTGCTTCCATATTGTCAATTGCCTTAGCTTCTGAATAAAGAAATGTTTTTTTCTATCTCCTAGTGCAATACCCATTCAAGAAATGCCTTAGTTTCGAGATATTCTAACAATTGGTTTGTCATAAAACATTAAAATTTTTAAGAGATCCATCATGGCGGATGATCCAGATAACGTCTGTGTACTATTGCGTGCAAAGTATATTGCAGAAAACTTTCTAGATAATGCTGTCTACCACAACACCGTGCGGAGCATGTTAGGTTAACAGGTACGTATAAAGGCAGTCAAGTATCCGTTCACGGCACAGGTTTGGGTATGCCCTCGGCATCAATTTATATTTATGAATTACTTAACGATTATAAAGTAAAGAATCTTGTTAGGGTCGGAACCTGTGGTGCCATTCAGCATCGAGTGAAAATTCGTGATGTGATCATTGCGCAAACAGCGGCAACCGATTCAGCAATAATACGCAACAATTTTCCTGTCATATATTTTCCGCAGATTGGCAATTTGATTCAATCAAGACGGCTTATGACATTGGGACAGATAAAGGCCTTAATCTTCATGTAGGAAATGTGCTTTCTTCTGACTTTTTCTACTCAGATAATCCAGATATGACCATCAAACTTGGACAACATGGCATATGGGTTGTTGAAATGGAAACTGCTGCACTTAATTACCTTACTGCTAAATACGGAGTAATGGGACTTTCCTCGTTGACCGTTAGTGACCATATACTCACGGGTGAACAAACTACTTTTAACGATATCATTGAGGTCACGCTAGAAACGGTAACAAAATAAATCTTCATCACAAAAATAAAGCAGGTGGCTGAAAAAGCCACCTACTTTATTTTTGTGTAAAAACCTTAATAGATTCTTTTCTTATAAATACATTACCAGCAGAACTGGCTTCTGATAAGCGGTCATATGGCACTTGATCATCTTAACTTTGAACAAATACCTGCAATGTTGTAGAAATTTATATTTTTCACTGAATTAAAAAGCAGGACATAATAAACTCCGTAGATTTTTAATTTCCTGGGTTGATAAGTCAATATCCCTTTCTAAAAGGCACGTATTAGTTTTGCCTTTTACCGTTTCAAGAAACAATTTGCTTTTTATAAGAGAAGTTGTTTGAAAGGCAAGCAATTCATTGATTTTAAGAACTTCATAAAAGGTCAGTTGGTGCGTCATAGAAGTTCCTCCATTCATTAGTTAACGTTGATCATTCTTTATGTTTACCCTTTTCAAATAAATATAACCTTATTCTGTAAATACACTTTATTTACTGTCTTTGTTCAATGCATATGCAGTTAGCTTCGCACCTAATTATATATAATGATACCTTTTGTCGGCTTGATTTGAATACTTGTATTCTGTATAGAGCTCATGGGTTACGGCTGTGTATCATGTAATCCAAAAAGCTGTGAATTCGGTAGCGAACAGCGTATAGACCGCCTCCTTCAAGCGGCAGCGGTATTTGTTGATCTCTTCTATTTTTCAAACCTCTTTCTTCTTTATGAATATTCTATTAAGATTAATAGGAAAAAAATACTCTTTCTTGCAAGGAGGAGATGAAGAATTTGAAATATTTGATTGATCATGTAACAAAAACCATCCACCAGCGAGACTATGCAGGAGACCGTTACGGTTTTTTGAATACACCAATAGATAAACGAGAATTTATTGGAGATGGAGCCTATATTGAACTGCTCAAAACGGAAAAAGGGTATAAAGTTTGTAACTCTTGCCAGACCTTTCAACTCTTGACCCGTTAATACATGGTTACAGTAAGTGGAAACGAAGTAGTGTATATAGCAAAATGGCATCTAAAGCTTCCATATAAAACTTACTGCATACTGAGTCGTCGTCGCCCATCTATCTTTAGTTTTAAATGGTGGTTAGCGCCGGATGAACGATGGTTCTTCAATTATATACTCCGCTTATGCATCTACCGATCAAATGATGATTGGTAAACTTATCACCTGTTAAAATTTCTTTTTAAAGCCTTCAAAAAAAACATATGTAGATGCCCTTCCAGCTGCAACACTAGCTGACGCGGAGCGGTACTTCTTGTTTAGTCGAATGGCTGGAGGATTCTTTACTTAAAGCCAGGAAGATGATCATTCCCATGATGCAGGCAGTCCCGATCCATTGGAAATTCCCAAAAGAATCGTTCAGCCAGAAGACCGTAGTCAAAACGGCAGCAAGCGGCTCGATGCTCCCAAGCAGACTGGATTCCTGAGGCGGCAGGGCTTGCAGGCTTTCAATGTAGAACCAAAACGCGATCATCGTCCCGAAAACAATGACGAAAATCAAATACCCGTATGCTTCGAGCGGCAAGCTCTTGAAATCCATTTGCCAAGGAGGGTGGACAAAGCTCAAGGCAACACCCCCGATGATCATCGCCCATCCCACGATGACCAGTGCATCATATGTTTTCAGCAGCGGAATGGCATATAAGGTATAAAAAGCTAACGCGGCACCCGATAAGATGCCCCAGACAATCGCCGGTGCCGGTACAGACAATCGGGCGACCGACTTATTGGTCAATAAGAAAAAGCAGCCGATTAAGGAAAGGGAGACCGTCACGAGATCTTTGCGTGTCAATCGATTCTGTTTTCGTATCACTAAGTAGAAGATAATCATCACAGGCGCCAAATACTGCAGCAAAGTGGCAACTGCCGCATTGCCTTGCTCAATCGAGGCCATATAAGTGTATTGAACCGCCAGCATGCCGAGCAGCCCGAAAATAATTAAACGCATCGCTGCCTGCTTCGACTTCCAGACATCGAGGATCTGAGCGGGACCTTTTCGAAGGAACTGAATGGACAAAAGCAATAAGCCAGCAATCAGCAGACGGGTCGTAACCAGCCAATCGACGTCAATAGTGAAATCCTGAAACAATTTTTTCGAGACGGTCCCTCCGATCCCCCAAAACAAGGCACCTGTCATGACAAGGAATATTCCCTTTGATCTCTTCATCTTTTCCCGCCTTTCACCAATCTGGCAATTTTATTAGAATAAATCCTATAATAAGCGATAAATGAAATTAATAATACTAAAGAAAGATTAAAAGTATATGGATATTGAGCTGTGAAGATGCAGATTAAGGAATTCATTGTGCAGCAAATCTATAATTTAATTCACTGTAAATTTATAGCAGCCGTGCAGATTCATTACCTGCACGGCTGCTTTTCATATCTATCTCACACTGAATAGAACCAATCTTAAAGTGCCTAATGACGCTAACGGTCAAGCTATCGTGCCCATTCCCCGTGATATACTAAAGAAAATAGTATTTGGCTGACCTGTCTTCTAAAAAATTTTTGCTTTAGAAAATTATTCTTTCATAAAGCCAACAAAAATTAGATAGAAAGCGGTGAATTTCATGACTGTTTTGGTGACCGGTTTTACGGGAAAGGTCGGCCATGAAGTCGCGAAGAATTTGAAGAGAAAAGGGATTCACATTAAATGCGCTGCACGGAACGTAACAAAAGCCAGTAATCGCTACGGTGATGCTTACAACTTTGTTCAGTTAGACTTTGCGGATACAGCGAC is part of the Planococcus shenhongbingii genome and harbors:
- a CDS encoding DMT family transporter — protein: MKRSKGIFLVMTGALFWGIGGTVSKKLFQDFTIDVDWLVTTRLLIAGLLLLSIQFLRKGPAQILDVWKSKQAAMRLIIFGLLGMLAVQYTYMASIEQGNAAVATLLQYLAPVMIIFYLVIRKQNRLTRKDLVTVSLSLIGCFFLLTNKSVARLSVPAPAIVWGILSGAALAFYTLYAIPLLKTYDALVIVGWAMIIGGVALSFVHPPWQMDFKSLPLEAYGYLIFVIVFGTMIAFWFYIESLQALPPQESSLLGSIEPLAAVLTTVFWLNDSFGNFQWIGTACIMGMIIFLALSKESSSHSTKQEVPLRVS
- a CDS encoding APC family permease, whose product is MFSLIKQLLIGKPLKSDMLGEQKLNKKKALAILSSDALSSVAYGPEQMLIVLITVSAAAFWYSIPIACAVLFLLTALILSYRQIIFAYPHGGGAYIVSKENLGINPGLLAGGSLLVDYILTVAVSVSAGTDAITSAFPALHDHNVSIAVTFIIFLTILNLRGVTESASVLAYPVYLFVFALFLLIGVGIFNILTGAAPTDLHTPVGIPVAGISLFLLLRAFASGSSALTGIEAISNAIPNFKDPAPSNAAKTLTAMGILLGLLFSGIVFLAYYYGIVPQAEATVVSLIAEETFGRNFLYYFVQGTTALILILAANTGYSAFPLLAVNLARDKFIPRMFTVRGDRLGYSNGIVILGVASILLIVAFNGHTEQLIPLYAVGVFIPFTLSQSGMIVKWLREKPKGWQTKLFINAMGALISLTVTLVFFLTKFTQVWPVLVFLPAIIFLFYRIKKHYEAVADQLRVRDKAAAIPIKGHVFIIPVASITQVVEQSINYARSLSADQIIAVYIPFEREDERKLEEKWRQWHPDIRLVTLFSPYRSITQPLNRFVDSVERKAKEENYQVTVIIPQFIPKKGWHNFLHNQSGLLIRTTLLFRKDVIVTTVPYHLKK
- a CDS encoding universal stress protein yields the protein MTFVYNHILVAVDGSNEAEWAFKKSIEIAKRNHAELNLIHVVDLRSYTAITRNVPNIDDRAFEHGRKLLDRYKEEALGAGIPVVNVFVAPGSPNTVITRDYAKRVKADLIVCGAQGLNAFEHFIMGSVSEHIVGSSPCDVLVVRRDEPLKARE